A single region of the Aeromonas hydrophila subsp. hydrophila ATCC 7966 genome encodes:
- a CDS encoding class I adenylate cyclase, producing the protein MLVKLDTLVARYDELNRLKTQRALGLMSRYGQQVFQLLPVMLHFNHPLLPGYVAGDVPHGIWSFTANDAQQAFIEDLCQNANCLNGLTTHDKSIQGLYSMGSTSSIGQCCHSDLDIWVCHVAGLSQERLELLDLKCQQLSKWAEQRGVDLNFFLIPEDKFRQRNDAQMQGESCGSAQHLLLLDEFYRSAMLIAGKRLLWYLVPSEYDDHYDDYVNGLFAHGKLSQDDWLDLGGFNRIPAEEYFGSALWQLYKGIDSPYKAVLKSVLMEAYSHEYPNTRLLSVTSRDWFQHNEGMHYRLDNYCLMLDKVTNYLKSIGDMQRLDLVRRCFYLKVCDGLSHPKEEHSPAWRREQMTQLVSYWGWSQERLHHLDHRQEWKVEDVKVAHAELLEALMQSYRNLIQFARRNNISESINPEDIGILSRKLYAAFESLPGKVQRINLKIAPDLSEPDLSFVQVPHGRLNRAGWYLYKHSLEPADIIGRAPLEYNGYISKLVSWAYFNGLLTPQSRVHLFNQGSDLHIDNLHQFCRDLSGTFPVKYPRATNLALSRPCEIRQLSIFLNLETDPTSHWVGQVIEFDANAADVFSFGRNQECLVGSVDLVYRNSWSEIRTLHFQGDEAVVDALTTILGKMHQDAAAPEMIEVFCYSQHFRSLVRTRFQQLVAECIELRLARDKQQLVKTLALGKEKYGIFFERRGVSVKKLENAVDFYRHISHNKLDHLPLRLDKTHSQHLPGIVDAYASEGLVQFFFDTRDAGTNIYILDEANRVEIYQHFAGNKDELVQGVNRFYTSSHERFSDAGQFSNFNLPQYYEIVQINGELEVIPYRSQGQLRDGGQGRELGSAAGAG; encoded by the coding sequence TTGCTGGTAAAACTCGACACGCTGGTGGCGCGCTACGACGAACTCAATCGTCTCAAGACGCAACGGGCGCTAGGTCTCATGAGTCGCTACGGGCAGCAGGTTTTTCAGCTGCTACCCGTCATGCTGCACTTCAATCACCCTCTGCTGCCTGGTTACGTGGCGGGGGATGTGCCGCACGGCATCTGGAGTTTTACCGCCAATGACGCACAGCAGGCCTTCATCGAGGATCTGTGCCAGAACGCCAACTGCCTGAACGGCCTCACCACCCATGACAAGTCGATCCAGGGGCTCTACTCCATGGGCAGCACCTCGTCCATCGGCCAGTGCTGCCACTCGGATCTCGACATCTGGGTCTGCCACGTGGCCGGTTTGTCGCAGGAGCGGCTCGAGCTGCTGGATCTCAAGTGCCAGCAACTCTCCAAGTGGGCCGAGCAGCGCGGGGTCGATCTCAACTTCTTCCTGATCCCCGAGGACAAGTTCCGCCAGCGCAACGATGCCCAGATGCAGGGTGAGAGCTGCGGCAGCGCCCAGCACTTGCTGCTGCTCGACGAGTTCTACCGCAGCGCCATGCTGATCGCCGGCAAGCGGTTGCTCTGGTATCTGGTGCCCAGCGAGTATGACGACCACTACGACGACTACGTCAACGGCCTGTTCGCCCACGGCAAGCTGAGCCAGGATGACTGGCTCGATCTCGGTGGCTTCAACCGCATTCCGGCCGAGGAGTACTTCGGCTCTGCCCTCTGGCAGCTCTACAAGGGCATCGACTCCCCCTACAAGGCGGTGCTCAAGTCGGTGTTGATGGAGGCCTACTCCCACGAGTATCCCAACACCCGTCTGCTGTCGGTGACCAGCCGCGACTGGTTCCAGCACAACGAGGGGATGCACTACCGGCTCGACAACTACTGCCTGATGCTGGACAAGGTGACCAACTACCTCAAGTCCATCGGCGACATGCAGCGGCTCGATCTGGTGCGCCGCTGTTTCTATCTGAAGGTGTGTGACGGTCTCAGCCACCCGAAGGAGGAGCACTCCCCGGCCTGGCGCCGCGAGCAGATGACCCAGCTGGTCTCCTACTGGGGCTGGAGTCAGGAGCGGTTGCACCATCTGGATCACCGCCAGGAGTGGAAGGTCGAGGACGTCAAGGTGGCTCACGCCGAACTGCTGGAAGCCCTGATGCAGAGCTACCGCAACCTGATCCAGTTCGCCCGGCGCAACAACATCAGCGAGTCCATCAACCCGGAAGACATCGGCATCCTGTCGCGCAAGCTCTATGCCGCGTTCGAGAGCCTGCCGGGCAAGGTACAGCGCATCAACCTCAAGATTGCGCCGGACTTGAGCGAACCGGATCTCAGCTTCGTGCAGGTGCCGCACGGCCGCTTGAACCGCGCCGGCTGGTATCTCTACAAACATTCGCTGGAGCCGGCTGACATCATCGGTCGGGCGCCGCTCGAATATAACGGCTATATCAGCAAGCTGGTGTCGTGGGCCTACTTCAACGGCCTGCTGACGCCCCAGTCGCGGGTGCACCTGTTCAATCAGGGCTCGGATCTGCACATCGACAACCTGCACCAGTTCTGTCGCGATCTGTCCGGCACCTTCCCGGTCAAGTATCCCCGCGCCACCAACCTGGCCCTCAGCCGGCCGTGCGAAATTCGCCAGCTCTCCATCTTCCTCAACCTGGAGACGGACCCGACCAGTCACTGGGTGGGCCAGGTGATCGAATTCGACGCCAACGCCGCCGACGTCTTCTCGTTCGGCCGCAACCAGGAGTGTCTGGTGGGCTCGGTGGACCTGGTCTATCGCAACTCCTGGAGCGAGATCCGTACCCTGCACTTCCAGGGGGACGAGGCGGTGGTGGATGCTCTCACCACCATCCTCGGCAAGATGCATCAGGATGCCGCCGCCCCCGAGATGATCGAGGTGTTCTGCTACAGCCAGCACTTCCGCTCCCTGGTGCGTACCCGCTTCCAGCAGCTGGTGGCCGAGTGCATCGAGCTGCGTCTGGCTCGCGACAAGCAGCAGCTGGTCAAGACGCTGGCGCTCGGCAAGGAGAAGTACGGCATCTTCTTCGAGCGGCGCGGGGTGTCGGTCAAGAAGCTGGAGAACGCGGTCGACTTCTATCGCCACATCTCCCACAACAAGCTGGATCACCTGCCGCTGCGGCTCGACAAGACCCATAGCCAGCATCTGCCCGGCATCGTCGACGCCTACGCCAGCGAGGGGCTGGTGCAGTTCTTCTTCGATACCCGGGATGCGGGCACCAACATCTATATCCTGGACGAGGCGAACCGGGTGGAGATCTACCAGCACTTCGCCGGCAACAAGGATGAGCTGGTGCAGGGGGTGAACCGCTTCTATACCTCCAGCCACGAGCGCTTCAGCGACGCGGGCCAGTTCAGCAACTTCAACTTGCCCCAGTACTACGAGATAGTGCAGATCAATGGCGAGCTGGAAGTGATCCCCTACCGCAGCCAGGGTCAGCTGCGCGACGGTGGTCAGGGGCGCGAGCTCGGCTCCGCCGCAGGCGCGGGGTAG
- a CDS encoding uroporphyrinogen-III C-methyltransferase encodes MTEQQEVQPSAAASVADNKQPGQKVANNKKGSSGAVVGGIAILLALGLTGGLYLHGHKSAVAQQGELNQLKLQLAEAMNKLDQSNSKDGEQLAALGKQQQLLQDELKGLQTRVLDLNDKRPNDWMLAESEYLVRMAGRKLWLEHDLVSAITLLGNADERIKALNDPSLMPIRKALAEDIAQLKGMPRIDREGLTLKLAALSDQIELLPLSTVSMPEAKSEPDQAVSTNPDEWESNLKKNWVKFTENFITIRRRDGAVEALLSPQQEIFLRENLKTKLLQAQLAVYREQQALYDDSLDKAQRWLTQYFDTDNSATHYMQSELDKLKGEQIQFNYPDRFKTQAMLEEVLTERLQRILASN; translated from the coding sequence ATGACTGAACAGCAAGAAGTCCAGCCGAGTGCCGCGGCCTCCGTGGCCGACAACAAGCAACCCGGCCAGAAGGTCGCCAACAACAAGAAGGGCAGCTCGGGTGCTGTGGTCGGCGGCATCGCCATCCTGCTGGCCCTCGGCCTGACCGGCGGCCTCTATCTGCACGGCCACAAGAGTGCCGTCGCCCAGCAGGGCGAGCTGAACCAGCTCAAGCTGCAACTGGCCGAGGCCATGAACAAGCTTGACCAGAGCAACAGCAAGGATGGCGAGCAGCTGGCCGCCCTCGGCAAGCAGCAGCAACTGCTGCAGGACGAGCTCAAGGGGTTGCAGACCCGGGTGCTGGATCTCAACGACAAGCGCCCCAACGACTGGATGCTGGCCGAATCCGAATACCTGGTGCGGATGGCCGGTCGCAAGCTGTGGCTGGAACACGACCTCGTCTCCGCCATCACTCTGCTCGGCAATGCCGACGAGCGCATCAAGGCGCTCAACGATCCCAGTCTGATGCCCATCCGCAAGGCGCTGGCCGAAGACATCGCCCAGCTCAAGGGGATGCCGCGCATCGACCGCGAAGGGCTGACCCTGAAGCTGGCCGCCCTCTCCGATCAGATCGAGCTGCTGCCGCTCTCCACCGTCAGCATGCCGGAAGCCAAGAGCGAGCCCGATCAGGCCGTCAGCACCAACCCGGACGAGTGGGAGAGCAATCTCAAGAAGAACTGGGTCAAATTCACCGAGAACTTCATCACCATCCGCCGTCGTGACGGCGCGGTGGAGGCCCTGCTCTCCCCGCAGCAGGAGATCTTCCTGCGCGAGAACCTCAAGACCAAGCTGCTGCAGGCCCAGCTCGCCGTCTACCGCGAGCAGCAGGCCCTCTATGACGACAGCCTGGACAAGGCCCAGCGCTGGCTGACCCAGTATTTTGACACCGACAACAGCGCCACCCACTACATGCAGTCCGAACTGGACAAGCTCAAGGGGGAGCAGATCCAGTTCAACTACCCGGATCGCTTCAAGACCCAGGCCATGCTGGAAGAGGTGCTGACCGAGCGCCTGCAGCGCATTCTGGCCAGCAACTGA
- a CDS encoding porin, whose protein sequence is MKKLTVVALALTAAFQAHAVEVYKNDTTTLDLYGRIYAGQFFGDKKEGVDSTHPNGTQEYSDKQGANQFVRFGAKVDSQINSQLKALAQYEVQMYINDSEKTISENSDNLRTRLAFAGVGADWGNITFGRQKGAPGFLADWTDVSLSDGYGNDALGAKTDTFATNRAGSVLKYSGLFNGFQVDTSYKFDGGDTEETTSKDSDAAYGAAVAYTFPFNLALGTAYNVGIRDKNGEEDAKLWLLSAKYDNKAVYAALSYADGTDFLATGKDHTGWEGALGYNFENGFGLMALWNKQKVEQDGKADYDSIDYYTLGAQYKFNKNLRVIGEYRINNLDSKESGKLNVKDDFQLAARYDF, encoded by the coding sequence ATGAAAAAGCTGACTGTAGTGGCACTGGCTCTCACCGCGGCCTTCCAGGCTCACGCCGTTGAAGTTTACAAGAATGACACCACCACCCTGGATCTGTACGGCCGCATCTACGCCGGCCAGTTCTTCGGTGACAAGAAGGAAGGGGTCGACAGCACCCATCCGAACGGCACTCAGGAGTACAGCGACAAGCAGGGCGCCAACCAGTTCGTCCGCTTCGGCGCCAAGGTCGACAGCCAGATCAACAGCCAACTGAAGGCGCTGGCCCAGTACGAAGTGCAGATGTACATCAACGACAGCGAGAAGACCATCAGCGAGAACTCCGACAACCTGCGCACCCGTCTGGCGTTCGCCGGTGTTGGCGCCGACTGGGGCAACATCACCTTCGGTCGCCAGAAAGGGGCCCCTGGCTTCCTGGCTGACTGGACCGACGTTTCTCTCTCCGACGGTTACGGCAACGACGCGCTGGGCGCCAAGACCGACACCTTCGCCACCAACCGTGCCGGATCCGTGCTGAAGTACTCCGGTCTGTTCAACGGCTTCCAGGTAGACACCAGCTACAAGTTCGACGGCGGTGACACCGAAGAGACCACCAGCAAGGACAGCGATGCCGCCTACGGCGCCGCCGTGGCCTACACCTTCCCGTTCAACCTGGCGCTGGGCACCGCCTACAACGTGGGGATCCGCGACAAGAACGGGGAAGAGGATGCCAAGCTGTGGCTGCTCTCCGCCAAGTACGACAACAAGGCCGTCTACGCCGCCCTGAGCTATGCGGACGGTACCGACTTCCTGGCCACCGGCAAGGATCACACCGGCTGGGAAGGGGCGCTGGGCTACAACTTCGAGAACGGCTTCGGCCTGATGGCGCTGTGGAACAAGCAGAAGGTCGAGCAGGACGGCAAGGCCGACTATGACTCCATCGACTACTACACCCTGGGCGCCCAGTACAAGTTCAACAAGAACCTGCGCGTCATCGGCGAGTACCGCATCAACAACCTCGACAGCAAAGAGAGCGGCAAGCTCAACGTCAAGGATGACTTCCAGCTGGCGGCCCGCTACGACTTCTAA
- a CDS encoding YkgJ family cysteine cluster protein gives MECRQGCGACCIAPSISSAIPGMPDGKPAGVPCVQLDARLGCKIFGQPERPAVCGGFRPMQDVCGYHREEAIWLIGELERMTS, from the coding sequence ATGGAATGTCGTCAAGGTTGCGGTGCCTGCTGCATCGCCCCCAGTATCAGCAGTGCCATTCCCGGCATGCCCGACGGCAAACCGGCCGGCGTGCCCTGCGTGCAGCTCGATGCGCGGCTGGGCTGCAAGATCTTCGGCCAGCCCGAGCGGCCGGCGGTGTGCGGCGGCTTTCGTCCCATGCAGGACGTGTGCGGCTATCACCGGGAGGAGGCCATCTGGCTCATCGGTGAACTGGAGCGAATGACGTCCTGA
- a CDS encoding uroporphyrinogen-III synthase, translated as MIPLVVRPAAQAAELAALLRQHGHAPLCCPLLETVAGSELHRLPELLPQADIVIAVSVHAVNFTHHFLLQTGQTWPNIDYFAVGQASADAFSEVGIQALSPDDPRSEGLLALPSLQQVNGKQVLILRGNGGRDLIARTLASRGALVHYCAAYERHYPALDGDALTCHWQAAGLDSLLVTSGELLQRLLELVPDQQLPWLHDRLLVVPSPRVAEMAAAAGFTHITIAQGASNQALTAALELRKME; from the coding sequence ATGATCCCGCTGGTGGTGCGCCCGGCCGCCCAGGCCGCCGAGCTGGCGGCGCTGCTGCGCCAGCACGGCCACGCACCGCTCTGCTGCCCGCTGCTGGAAACCGTGGCGGGCAGCGAACTGCACCGCCTGCCCGAACTGCTGCCCCAGGCCGACATCGTCATCGCCGTCAGCGTGCATGCAGTTAATTTCACTCATCATTTTCTGTTGCAAACTGGTCAGACCTGGCCAAATATTGACTACTTTGCAGTCGGCCAGGCCAGCGCGGATGCCTTCTCTGAGGTGGGCATCCAGGCCTTGAGCCCGGACGATCCGCGCAGCGAAGGGCTGCTGGCCCTGCCCAGCCTGCAACAGGTGAACGGCAAGCAGGTGCTGATCCTGCGCGGCAATGGCGGCCGGGATCTCATCGCCCGGACGCTGGCCTCACGCGGCGCACTGGTGCACTATTGTGCGGCCTATGAGCGCCACTACCCCGCACTGGACGGGGACGCATTGACTTGCCACTGGCAGGCGGCCGGGCTCGACAGCCTGCTCGTCACCAGCGGTGAACTGCTGCAACGGCTGCTGGAACTGGTCCCGGACCAACAGCTGCCCTGGCTGCACGACCGCCTGCTGGTGGTGCCCAGCCCGCGGGTGGCCGAGATGGCCGCGGCGGCGGGCTTTACCCATATCACGATTGCCCAGGGTGCATCCAACCAGGCCCTGACGGCCGCTCTGGAACTGAGGAAGATGGAATGA
- the lptM gene encoding LPS translocon maturation chaperone LptM, with product MITQLTKCLLATLLSIGLAACGLTGPLYMPPPEQPQTQSTPQAQTPATAEAAPEAAPQ from the coding sequence ATGATTACCCAGCTTACCAAGTGTCTGCTTGCCACTCTTCTGTCTATTGGTTTGGCCGCGTGTGGCCTGACGGGACCGCTCTACATGCCGCCCCCCGAGCAGCCCCAGACCCAGAGTACACCGCAAGCACAGACGCCTGCGACCGCCGAGGCTGCCCCAGAGGCCGCGCCGCAATAA
- the glpX gene encoding class II fructose-bisphosphatase — MRRELAIEFSRVTEAAALAGYKWLGRGDKNIADGAAVAAMRHILNQIQIDGEIVIGEGEIDEAPMLYIGEKVGTGLGDAVDIAVDPIEGTRMTAMGQANALAVLAVGDKGSFLKAPDMYMEKLIVGPKAKGAIDLDEALELNLKAVAKALGKPLSRLTVITLAKPRHDKAIKEMQGLGVRVFAIPDGDVAASILTCLPDSEVDMLYGIGGAPEGVISAAVIRALDGDMQARLVPRHQVKGDSPEVRALGEQEIARCEALGIDVSKVLKLEDLAKNDNVIFSATGITKGDLLDGITSDGVMATTETLLIRGKSRTIRRIKSIHFLDRKDSVVRDIIL, encoded by the coding sequence ATGAGACGTGAACTGGCAATCGAGTTTTCCCGAGTGACGGAAGCGGCTGCACTGGCTGGCTACAAGTGGCTCGGACGTGGTGATAAGAATATCGCCGATGGGGCGGCCGTTGCGGCCATGCGCCATATCCTCAATCAGATCCAGATCGATGGTGAGATTGTGATCGGCGAGGGTGAAATTGACGAAGCCCCCATGCTCTACATCGGCGAGAAGGTGGGCACGGGCCTGGGCGACGCGGTGGACATCGCGGTCGATCCCATCGAGGGTACCCGCATGACCGCCATGGGTCAGGCCAATGCCCTGGCCGTGCTGGCCGTCGGCGACAAGGGCTCCTTCCTCAAGGCTCCCGACATGTACATGGAGAAGCTGATCGTGGGTCCCAAGGCCAAGGGTGCCATCGACCTCGATGAGGCGCTCGAGCTGAACCTCAAGGCCGTGGCCAAGGCGCTCGGCAAGCCGCTCTCCCGCCTGACCGTGATCACCCTGGCCAAGCCGCGTCACGACAAGGCGATCAAGGAGATGCAGGGGCTGGGTGTGCGGGTGTTCGCCATTCCCGACGGCGACGTGGCTGCCTCCATCCTCACCTGTCTGCCGGACAGCGAAGTGGACATGCTGTATGGCATCGGCGGCGCACCGGAAGGGGTGATCTCGGCGGCGGTGATCCGTGCGCTGGACGGTGACATGCAGGCCCGCTTGGTGCCCCGTCATCAGGTCAAGGGCGACAGCCCGGAAGTGCGTGCGCTGGGCGAGCAGGAAATTGCCCGCTGCGAGGCACTCGGCATCGACGTGAGCAAGGTGCTCAAGCTGGAAGACCTGGCCAAGAATGACAACGTCATCTTCTCGGCCACCGGCATCACCAAGGGTGATCTGCTGGACGGCATCACCAGCGACGGCGTCATGGCGACCACCGAGACCCTGCTGATCCGTGGCAAGTCGCGGACCATCCGCCGCATCAAGTCGATTCACTTCCTGGATCGCAAAGACAGCGTTGTGCGGGACATCATCCTGTAA
- the hemC gene encoding hydroxymethylbilane synthase translates to MAARTLKIATRKSPLALWQANFVKDRLEALYPELQVELVPMSTQGDKILDTPLAKVGGKGLFVKELETAMLEGRADIAVHSMKDVPVEFPEGLGLHTICEREDPRDAFVSNRFGQIDELPQGAVVGTSSLRRQCQLRAARPDLVIRDLRGNVNTRLAKLDAGEYDAIILAAAGLKRLEMAHRITAFIEPEQSLPANGQGAVGIECRLDDHELHALLAPLEHPETRIRVLTERAMNRALQGGCQVPIGAYALVQGEEVWLRGLVGSPDGSRVIRDEIRGPLADGEALGHTLAQRLLADGADVILAEVYRA, encoded by the coding sequence ATGGCAGCCCGAACCCTGAAAATTGCCACTCGCAAGAGCCCCTTGGCCCTGTGGCAGGCCAACTTCGTCAAAGACCGGCTGGAAGCCCTGTACCCCGAGTTGCAGGTCGAGCTGGTGCCCATGAGCACTCAGGGTGACAAGATCCTGGATACCCCTCTCGCCAAGGTGGGCGGCAAGGGGTTGTTCGTCAAGGAGCTGGAAACCGCCATGCTGGAGGGACGGGCCGACATCGCCGTGCACTCCATGAAAGACGTGCCGGTGGAGTTCCCCGAGGGGCTCGGCCTGCACACCATCTGCGAGCGCGAAGATCCGCGCGATGCCTTTGTTTCCAACCGCTTCGGCCAGATTGATGAGCTGCCGCAGGGAGCCGTGGTCGGCACCTCCAGCCTGCGTCGTCAGTGCCAGCTGCGCGCGGCACGCCCGGATCTGGTGATCCGCGACCTGCGCGGCAACGTCAACACCCGTCTCGCCAAGCTGGACGCCGGTGAATACGACGCCATCATCCTCGCCGCCGCCGGCCTGAAACGGCTGGAGATGGCACACCGCATCACCGCCTTCATCGAGCCGGAGCAGAGCCTGCCCGCCAACGGTCAGGGCGCGGTCGGCATCGAGTGCCGGCTCGACGATCACGAGCTGCACGCCCTGCTGGCACCGCTCGAACACCCCGAGACCCGGATCCGGGTACTGACCGAACGCGCCATGAACCGCGCCCTGCAGGGGGGCTGCCAGGTCCCTATCGGGGCCTACGCTCTGGTGCAGGGGGAAGAAGTGTGGCTGCGCGGTCTGGTGGGCAGCCCGGATGGCAGCCGTGTCATTCGCGACGAGATCCGCGGCCCGCTGGCCGACGGCGAGGCCCTCGGTCACACCCTGGCCCAGCGTCTGCTGGCCGATGGTGCCGATGTCATCCTGGCCGAGGTCTACCGGGCATGA
- the cyaY gene encoding iron donor protein CyaY — MKDHEYHALTDAFFQYVEDTVDAGYPDIDCERAGGVLTLSFENKTKVIINKQEPLHQIWVATRENGFHFELQGESWIDNRFGHELKTLLSKACTTQAGEPVQFP, encoded by the coding sequence ATGAAGGATCACGAGTATCACGCCCTGACCGACGCCTTTTTCCAATATGTGGAGGACACCGTCGACGCAGGATATCCGGATATTGACTGTGAGCGTGCCGGCGGGGTCTTGACCCTGTCGTTCGAGAACAAGACCAAGGTCATCATCAACAAGCAGGAGCCCCTGCACCAGATCTGGGTCGCCACCCGCGAGAACGGCTTCCACTTCGAGCTGCAAGGGGAAAGCTGGATCGACAACCGCTTCGGTCACGAGCTCAAGACGCTGCTGAGCAAGGCCTGCACCACCCAGGCGGGTGAACCCGTCCAGTTCCCATGA
- a CDS encoding heme biosynthesis HemY N-terminal domain-containing protein, with protein sequence MIRLIVLVAAMVAGLIFGPQASGNKGYVLISLGNYTVESSVTSAVILAVLFYGALLIVEWLLGRVFGLRRKTLGWYGSRRRRKANQQTVAATLAMAEGHYSQAEKLMLKGASNSDTPLLNYLSAAKAAQARGDDVRRDQYLQKAQEENPKAELALTLTQTQLQIEQGQYDTALAMLESVYALNPRHPMVLDQLRQVHLAREDWAALIDLIPVLHKVGKLTPKQEEDLLQQAWRGRLDAASGALETLRPIWQELPRKLRQDPDLLAAYGDRLRQLGADNEAAELWLDALRKQVSPQLLARLPKLKLDSYQPMLTLLQKIQDQPGVDAALAQVYLLAGQLDDAQRLLEQEVAKAPNAAVYHALGQVMDKRRLTNKANEYYRQALQLADV encoded by the coding sequence ATGATTCGTCTGATTGTACTGGTGGCCGCCATGGTGGCGGGCCTCATCTTCGGCCCGCAGGCCTCCGGCAACAAGGGCTATGTGCTGATCTCGCTGGGCAACTACACGGTTGAATCTTCGGTCACCAGCGCGGTGATCCTGGCGGTGCTGTTCTACGGTGCCCTGCTCATCGTCGAGTGGCTGCTGGGCCGGGTATTCGGCCTGCGCCGCAAGACCCTGGGCTGGTACGGCTCGCGCCGGCGCCGCAAGGCCAACCAGCAGACCGTGGCCGCCACCCTGGCCATGGCCGAGGGGCACTACAGCCAGGCCGAGAAGCTGATGCTCAAGGGCGCCAGCAACAGCGACACCCCGCTGCTCAACTACCTGAGCGCCGCCAAGGCGGCCCAGGCCCGTGGCGATGACGTGCGCCGGGACCAATACCTGCAAAAGGCGCAGGAAGAGAATCCCAAGGCCGAGCTGGCGCTGACCCTGACCCAGACCCAGCTGCAGATCGAGCAGGGCCAGTACGATACCGCGCTGGCCATGCTGGAATCCGTCTATGCCCTCAACCCGCGCCACCCCATGGTGCTGGACCAGCTGCGCCAGGTGCACCTGGCCCGCGAGGACTGGGCTGCCCTCATCGATCTCATCCCGGTGCTGCACAAGGTGGGCAAGCTGACCCCCAAACAGGAAGAAGACCTGCTGCAGCAAGCCTGGCGTGGCCGCCTCGACGCCGCCAGCGGCGCCCTCGAGACCCTGCGCCCGATCTGGCAGGAGCTGCCGCGCAAGCTGCGCCAGGATCCGGATCTGCTGGCCGCCTATGGCGATCGCCTGCGCCAGCTGGGAGCCGACAATGAGGCCGCCGAGCTGTGGCTGGATGCGCTGCGCAAGCAGGTCTCGCCCCAGCTGCTGGCCCGTCTGCCCAAGCTCAAGCTCGACAGCTACCAGCCGATGCTGACCCTGTTGCAGAAGATCCAGGATCAGCCGGGCGTCGACGCGGCGCTGGCCCAGGTCTACCTGCTGGCCGGTCAGCTGGACGACGCCCAGCGCCTGCTGGAGCAGGAGGTCGCAAAAGCGCCGAACGCCGCCGTCTACCACGCCCTCGGTCAGGTAATGGACAAGCGCCGCCTCACCAACAAGGCCAACGAGTACTACCGCCAGGCATTGCAGCTGGCCGACGTCTGA
- a CDS encoding alpha/beta hydrolase — MIDLHPEGARHAVIWLHGLGDSGAGLAPLVDALALPADLPVRHLLPDAPERAITINMGYKMRGWYDIKSFDNPADRAVESHVRESAAHIAALIEQLVAEGFAPERIVLAGFSQGGVIASFTALRLPQQLAGLLCMSTYLAAPDALLGEMSEAARSLPICYMHGIYDDVVSLSMGWDAKNRLEAAGLSPEWHEYPMRHEICRPQLDDIRQWLLARLAG; from the coding sequence GTGATCGATCTGCATCCTGAAGGCGCCCGTCACGCGGTGATCTGGCTGCACGGGCTGGGGGATTCCGGCGCCGGCCTCGCCCCACTGGTGGATGCGCTGGCGCTGCCCGCCGACCTGCCGGTGCGTCATCTGCTGCCCGATGCGCCGGAGCGCGCCATCACCATCAATATGGGCTACAAGATGCGCGGCTGGTACGACATCAAGAGCTTCGACAATCCGGCGGATCGCGCCGTGGAGTCCCACGTCAGGGAGTCCGCAGCCCACATCGCCGCGCTGATCGAGCAGCTGGTGGCGGAGGGCTTCGCCCCCGAGCGCATCGTGCTGGCCGGCTTCTCCCAGGGGGGAGTGATTGCCTCCTTCACCGCCTTGCGCCTGCCGCAGCAACTGGCGGGCCTGCTCTGCATGTCCACCTACCTGGCGGCGCCCGACGCCCTGCTCGGCGAGATGAGCGAGGCTGCCCGCAGCCTGCCCATCTGCTACATGCACGGCATCTATGACGACGTGGTGAGCCTCTCCATGGGCTGGGACGCCAAGAACCGGCTGGAGGCGGCCGGACTCTCCCCCGAGTGGCACGAGTACCCGATGCGCCACGAAATCTGCCGTCCGCAGCTCGACGACATCCGTCAGTGGCTGCTGGCCCGCCTCGCGGGCTGA